The genomic interval CAAACGCCACCGTGGAACCGGCCCGGATATCCAGATTAAGCCCGTGCACACCGGCATTGCTGCCGGGATAGGTAAAACTGACCTGATCAATGGAAATATCGCCCCGAACCGGGCCGGGAAAACGTTCCGTCCCTTCATCTCTGACCTGCACCGGCGTATGAATCAGATCCAGAATCCGGCGGGTGGAGGCCATGGCCCGCTCAAACAGATCAACGGTTTCTGCCAGCCGGGTCAACGGCCATAACAGCCTTTGGGTCAGAAACACCAGTACGCCATAGGCACCCACATTCAAATCGCCATTGAGGGCTTTAAAGCCACCGACGATAAAGGTAAACAGAAAACCGGCCAGAACCGCCATGCGGATAACCGGCACGAACGCAGAACTGACGGCAATGGCTTTGCGATTGGCTTGCACATAACGCTCACTGGCTGCACGCAACTGCTCGCTTTCCCGGGTTTCAGCGGTAAAGGATTTGATGGTCGCAATACCACCGATATTGTTCGACAGCCGGCCCGCCAGGGCACCGACTTTATCGCGTACATCGGCATACAGTGGCGTCGCCTTACGCAGAAAATAAAAGGCTCCCCAGAGAATCACCGGCACCGGTGTAAACGCCAGTACCGCCACCGAAGGCGACAACACAAAAAACACACTGCCCACCGCAACTACCGCCACCATGGTCTGGATGATTTCATTGGCTCCACCATCGAGAAAACGCTCAAGCTGGTTCACATCATCATTCATGATCGACACCAGCGTGCCGGTGCTTTTGGATTCAAAAAAAGACATATCCAGTTTCTGAACATGATCATAAGCATCCTGACGCATATCCGATTGCAACCGCTGGGCCAGATTGCGCCATAAAATCAGATACAAATACTGAAACAACGACTCACCAAACCAGATCAGAAACGTCAGCACCGCCAGCACCACGATCTGGGACTTGGCCGAAACAAACCCAAGTGAAGCGACAAAACTTTTCTCCTGATTCACCACCACATCAATGGCAATACCAATCAGAATTTCCGGTGCAATATCAAATAATTTGTTCAATACCGAACACAGTGCTGCCAGGACAATATTGCGCCGATAACCTCTGGCATAACGGAGCAGATTGAACAGAGCACGAAGGCTGGTTTGAGGGGCTTGTCTGGTGGTCATCAGAATTCCTGTTGCTGTGATCAGATAAAACAGTGACTCACCTGTAAAGGGAATCACTGTTATGCATCGCCAGGAATGGCGGAGGAGAGTGTTTCAATATCCAGATGCTGGTTTTATTGTCTGGGATTCAGTTGCAGCGAACAACCATAATTATCTGAGGGTTTCTGTGCCAGGGTTTTATCGTTGTAATAGGGAATGCCCGAACACCAGCATAGCGCAACCCACTCAATCAGCCCCGGATTTGTCCTGCCCTGGAAGTATCAAATCCAGCACTTCCGGTGGCAAAAACCCCATCTCCACTTCCTGTTTAGTCCCTTCACGATGACGACGGGCATCCCCTTCTGCCACAGTGGCCTGGATACGAGGGGTGAGTTCGAAGTAGTGGTATTCGTAGGTTTCGGGCCGTATTTCTGGGCACCCCATTCCAACACAGCCAGCGTACCACCAGAGTTGTATCTCTCCCTGGCCTCTAATGCCGGTGACCAGGTTATGTACATACTTTGGTCTGGGGTATTTTTTAAACCATTGTTTAATCTGCTTTTGTTTATCTTTGGGAACTTCCGCTGTGGCTTCATAAAAGGTTTGGGTACGGTACGAGAACCAGCGAACTCGCACAGTATGGGGCAATG from Gynuella sunshinyii YC6258 carries:
- a CDS encoding ABC transporter ATP-binding protein, whose amino-acid sequence is MTTRQAPQTSLRALFNLLRYARGYRRNIVLAALCSVLNKLFDIAPEILIGIAIDVVVNQEKSFVASLGFVSAKSQIVVLAVLTFLIWFGESLFQYLYLILWRNLAQRLQSDMRQDAYDHVQKLDMSFFESKSTGTLVSIMNDDVNQLERFLDGGANEIIQTMVAVVAVGSVFFVLSPSVAVLAFTPVPVILWGAFYFLRKATPLYADVRDKVGALAGRLSNNIGGIATIKSFTAETRESEQLRAASERYVQANRKAIAVSSAFVPVIRMAVLAGFLFTFIVGGFKALNGDLNVGAYGVLVFLTQRLLWPLTRLAETVDLFERAMASTRRILDLIHTPVQVRDEGTERFPGPVRGDISIDQVSFTYPGSNAGVHGLNLDIRAGSTVAFVGATGSGKSTLIKLLLRFYQPGQGTIRIDGLDITTVTLKTLRENIGLVSQDVFLFEGSIRENIAYGRPGASDADVIAAAKTSESWEFIERLPDGLDTLVGERGVKLSGGQRQRLSLARALLKDPAILVLDEATSAVDNETEAAIQRSLAHISHGRTVIVIAHRLSTIVAADCIYVIEQGQVVEQGNHQHLIDRQGNYWSQWQVQTGHA
- a CDS encoding DUF2931 family protein — its product is MVFVARNFKYLYWLLALPLLLSGCDEKTYDYGFDTGGFGGSGWPIWVESLVINEAWRLPVGALSGGDADISKYPPGGKAASAGWVPLPHTVRVRWFSYRTQTFYEATAEVPKDKQKQIKQWFKKYPRPKYVHNLVTGIRGQGEIQLWWYAGCVGMGCPEIRPETYEYHYFELTPRIQATVAEGDARRHREGTKQEVEMGFLPPEVLDLILPGQDKSGAD